The Globicephala melas chromosome X, mGloMel1.2, whole genome shotgun sequence genome contains the following window.
actaaacaaatgaattaaaaagaaaaacatcagagaattctatgaagaaaattataatatgaTAAATTGATAAGAGTAACTGCATATCTACTGTAGATTGgatgatcagggaaggcttctctgaggaggtgacatttgaacctgaatgatgagaaggagCTAGCCACATGAAGACCTAGTGCAAAAGTACTctaagcagagagaacagcaaaggCAAAGTCCCTAAGACAAGAATGAGCTTCACTTATTAAATAATGGAAAGAAGACCAATATATCTGGAGTTCAGGTATGAAGGAGAGAGTCGTTAAGAGATGAGGTAGGGGAATAGATATAGGCTTGATCTTGGGGGACCTACCATGGTTAGGTGCTGGATTTCATAAAGGCCTACTCATTATCTatgagactttgggcaagttccttaactctCTGTATCTCAGTCCCCTCACTTTTGAAAGAGAGAGATAATACGAGTACTTACCTCACAagattgttatgaagattaaaagagataatatttgtaaagaacagcgcctgacacatagtaagcatttgATAGTTATTATATTAGAACAAGTCTCTTGGTAGCTGATTCGAATTATCCCATATAAGTATGGATATATAAGTCTTGGTTCTACCTTCAATTGGCTGTACGACTTTGGGCATGTTACTTAGGCTCCCaatgcctcagttttgtcatctttaAAACAAGATCATAGCATTTTGTGTGCTTCTTCCTGATACATAttgaacatttgaaatatttccattaatattgctattgttattattcaaACTCTTTCTGGCCTCACGTGGGAATAGGCAGCCACTTTTGTGGAATGTTTTCAAAGGAACTTAAAAGGATTCATTATCCCTAAAAcctccctcttcttctccttaAAGGCTGAAGTTCCAGCATTAAAATTGTCTTCCTCATGCTTAAGACCCATAGTCTTGGATGGACAAAGCAGTATTGTTTAAGAACACAGGCTTTAGTGACATACAGAACTAGGATCAAATCAGACTGCCACTTATTAGTTCTATGGCTATTTTAAGTTTCTTCAGCTAATTCAGCCTCAGTTTTATCAATCGTAGAATGAAGCTAATCATAAAACCTCTCTCATAATATTGTAAAATAACACATGTAAAGTTCTTAGTACAGTATCTGGGACTTAGTAAGCACCTTCATCCATATCAGCATTATTATTAAGTACTGTTAGTTCTGGCACAACATCAGTGAGTTTGGAGTTCCAGTCTTAGAACTATCAGGGACCTCAGAGGTAACTAACAACCTGCTCATTTTACTAATAATGGAACTCAGTCACAAAGAgaggaagggacttgcccaagttcacacagtgaGTAGGAAAGTGGAATATAAAAACCACATTTGGGCTTCCAACCCAAATCTCTTTATTACAGCACAGAGTTAGCATTCAGATCCTTTTCTGGGAGCATGTTTTCCTGAAAGGAATGATGGAGAGAAAGAGTCAGAGAACGTGACAacgacagagacagagagacagatagaAAGCAAGTGAGCCTCTTGCTGTAAGATGAAGCCTGAGGGGAGAGGAGGCTGAGGCCATGACATTATCAGCATTGCTGACTGAAAGTTGCCTATGCCTGGGTTTTCATTAACCTTTTGAGATCTCTGTGGCTTGAGCAAGAGCATAAACACCCAAAGGTAGACAGCATAACTACAGAATTTAGACAATTCAGGGCTACATAACTCTTTTGAAAACAAACATTGGTAATGTGATGTTTTAAAGTCAGAACTTTTTTGCACTTCCTTACATGCATTGTTAAGTATagcataaaattaattaaaataattttaattacttatttaGAGAGAGGCATACTcctctttttaatgtttatgatCTTTAAAGTTTTAATCCAGTACGCTGGGAGCCCGAAATTTGGTTTCAGGTATGTGTTCTCCTTTACTTCGCTGCATAGCACTTACTATCATCTGTCATATTActtttagcttatttatttgtttttggctatgCCTGATCTGACTCAAGAACATAAGgtttaaaaacagtttttttctgttattttcaccACCACACCTCAGTGCCTGGAAggatgtctggcacatagttggtGTTCAAGAAATATGTTGACTAAGTAAATGAACGAATTCTTGGTCCCTAGGAATTCCCCCAGCCTGTTTCTCAAGAACCTCAAACTGCCTTGAATCAAGGCTAGTCCAGAAGTCCCAGAATCCCAACTAAGAAAGGTGCCCCCTAGTTTTGGCCTTGACACCACCAACTTGAGTAAGGAAGGTAAAAAGCTGAGCAGACAGTTTATCCTAGACTAGTAGTGGGAATGAGGGCTCTTTGTAATAAGAATTTCATCTATAAGATCGGAGCTCCTCCATGATAAGTGAGAAGGAAAGCTGGTTGCAAGGCACACACAAATCATTCCAATCTTAGAACTTGCCTGGCTTCCCTCACTGCCACATTTTAGGCTTCACACTGGCTCTTCTCCTCTACCCTCTTGGACTCAGTACCTCTCTGGGTGCTTGGGAGAGAAGAGCTTCATTCCCCacactcagagagagaaagaagggaagcagTGGGAAGTATACAGCTACGCAAAACTCTGAATACAAGGGGAAATTTTTATTCAGTAACCACAGGCAATTTTGGAAAATAGGGCTGTCTGGAGGAAGGCAGTGTACGTTTTGGACTCAGTGGTACACTGGGTAGTGTCAAGAGAGTGGGACAAGAGAGTTGCAGTACAGAGGCTTTACCAGAGGCTCAACAGATGATTCACCATTTACCAGGACAGTCATCTCTACCCATCCCAACCCTGCTTCAGTCATTTGAATTAACCAGACTCCTTTTATAAGATGCAAACAACAAAGGGAGGATTAAAAGCAGTGGGTGGAGGGGTCAATCATTGGCCACTTAATGTAAATCTGTTCAACGTGTCACTGTCTTGACAGACGTTTATGTATTGTTTTCAGTCCACAAAGAAGCACTATTTCTGTAAGAGGTAGGGAGAGATGTTAAAGGGCCATAGGAAAGACAGGTAGAGAGCTtgggaaacaatagcaaacataaGGTACAGGGGTTTGGGGGTAGAGACAGAGGTGGAAGAAAGCTAATAAGGATATGACACCAATGACATGTCCCCATTTTTTTCTGAGGATCTGATCTAGAAGGTCACTAATCACAAAGTtcttataattttaaacataGCCTAGGGCTAATCATGCTGGTCGTGATGTTAGAAAAGGCAGTGTTTGATGTCATCACATGGGGAACCAATACACAGAGTGGTTTATGAGATGCTGACATTGCTTTCCCTGAGAGTTCGAAGGCATGGGGACAATGACTATGAACTCCCTGTGCTGCTACTCTGGGACCACCACCTGTTTTAGTTATTGATCAGTCAGCCACCTATTTCCAAAATCTTCTAATTgttgtcagattttttttctcccctgacTTTCCCCAGGCCTCCCAGTCATCCTAGGATGTTTCCTCAAATCTGAGAAATCAGATTCAAGAGTCAGCTTGGCAATAAACTCCAAATAAATCAAAGCCAAGTTGGACAAACCAACTTAACCTTTCAACTTGATCTCTGAAAAGTCACCCATGGATTTGCCATTTGCAACTCTGCATTAGTCTTTAGACAGCCTCCAAAACAAAGTACTGGAATTGGTTTGAGAACAAATATACTTTAATAAGTTCTTTCTTGAAGGATGgaggaaagataaaagaaaattgtcTCTGGGTGCCCACAAATAAAGGCAAAgttgaaggttcccttttctccacatcctcgtcaacatttcttgtttcttgtctttttaataatagccattctgatagatgtgaggtggtatctcatttgaCTTGCatatccctgatgattagtgatgctgagcatcttttcatgtgcctgttgaccatcttccttggaaaaatgtctattcaggtcttctgcacacctgaaactaatataatattgcatgTCAATTGTAATTCAATAAAAAGGGAAAGTTGAATAAATAGTTGACCAAAGTATAACTGCTAGATAATCCAAgtgtattttattacatttaataagcatttaaaatcCAAGTTGTAAATACAGTTGAATgattgcttttgcttttaaatgtaaaataaaaggcaattttACATTTAGTTTACATTACATTTTGTTGGTTACATTGTTAACAtgacaaaaatttttattattagcaAGTTATATTAACTATAAAATTGGAAATCAAGATAAATTGAAATatggaaaagtaaacaaaactaaATATGGAAATTACACAAAAGGAAACTggtttattgatatattttatgtcAACTTGGTTAATATATCCTATTAAATGGTTTGGTGTCATAATCCTCAAATTTCATAATTTTGAGAGTCCAGGGCACAAACAAAAGTTCACATATAGTTTATActtacaagaaacagaaaagaaagaataccaaaagaaaaagattattcATACTTTGATTACTAATTTGATTTTACAACATAACTTAACAACCAAACTTTACCTAACTTAACCTAATTTCATCTAACTCAACCTAATGCCTTACATATTCTATCtattgcatgtttatttttaggACTTTAGATCATGAGGAAAAAGTAATGCCATTTTtgagaattcatttttattattgttctattgttttagcctttttttcacttagttCGTAACCCAGGCACAGATttggtggtttttaaaattacattaggCTCTTGGATTTTTATCTAAAAATCTTAGTATTTTTAAATCTACatatgtcagaaagaaaaacaaaggttaaTGAGAGTTTTAACAATTTGCTTATTGctttaaaagttttacttttttgtcGTTGTACGGTTTTTAATCTCTCCTTGGCACAAGTTCAGCAACTTACAAGATGCATTGTTCTTGAAAGTTTTACTTAAAAAGtcttagcattttaaaattatcacatctccaaataacttaaaaatcgattaaaacatattttaagaatattttggtttggttttgtagtgctttaattgtgtgtgtgtagtatgcaTGCAGGATATTTATTTCCACTGCTTCTTATATGAGAACAAATGTAGCATCTTTCAAACTATACCGCGCTCAGAAGTTTTGTTTATAGGTCTTAATATTCTTAAACCTACACTTCATCCAATAAATAGTAAGAGATTATAAGgatgtttttgttgcttttgttgtttaagttagttataaaaaatgttttctcttcttttgtatacctttaaatattgattttaattGCTCCTGAACTAGATGCCAGTTTAGCAGCTTCCTAGCTGCATTTTAATTCAAAGCATCATATGAAAGTTATAGTATTTTGTAAGTTTGAaaaatgctcagaaaaaaaagttctaagttttttttgtgttttttttgttgttttctaaggggtcattttgttttattttttccaatgagGTCCTGACCTGGGCACAAATGTAGCAGATTTCTACCTGTATTGTACTCTAAAATtttttacaaataattcaatatttttaagtttacatatactcaaaaaataaataaaatattaatgcaaGTCTtaggaattttttgttgtttttatcattttgcagtttttctgttttttgtttgtttgtattggtTTAGTttggtttatgtattttttttcaatatgcTCCCAACCTGGGCACAAATTCAGCAGCTCTCCGGCTATACTGTGCTCCAAAATTAATATGAAAGAATAAGTAAGTTAAAGTTACAGATCTCTActtcctccccccaaaaatgattaatgcaagttttaaaaaacttcttttgttttatggtttttttgttattgtttctaaattttttcaaTTTGCTCCTGACCTGGGCACAAATGCAGCAGCTTTCTGGTTGCACTCTGCTCCAAACTttcatatagaaaatatttataaaaaccaGTCTCTGAAACGAAGGATAAttggaaattcttagaaaaaatgTTGATGTCTCTTAGTTTTTTatgaatatttgttgttttatgtgATTTTCCATTTTGCCCTGTTTTGGGCACATATTTAGCAGCTTTCTGGATCTGAAGTTTCATATGAGAAATTTAATGTAGTGTAGAAAAAGGAAAacgtttttaaaaactgacactgctGGTGACTGCAAATATGTAAATCCAGTTAATCTTCTGTTTCTTCCCAGCCATATTCATGCAAACAAAATTTATGTTTctgctttcaaaatatatacaacaaATTTTGCTAGCTCTCTTAAATTTGATACTTTTTATTAATAATGTTAAGCTAAAATATGTTAGTCTGCTAAAATAAACTCAATgacaattcaaaaagaaaaaaaaagactagcatATATCAGTAGTAACACAaaaggttgtttttttaaaaaaataatccctGAATTTGTTCTATATTTATAGGCCCAACCTAATTACCGAATATTATTGgagtagaaatatatttttaaagtttttaagtaATCTCCATATCACTAAATCCAAGGCTACTGCCTACTTATATAATGTGGTACAATGAATTTCCAACCCAGCAGAAGAATTTGGcaataactttttgttgttgtaattAGACCTGACCTATAATTATTGAACAAAACAGCATATGTACAATAAACATTCAAATAAATGTATCTGACTGTATTCAGTACATTATTCTCAATATCATTAGCTTGAAATCTTTTCTCTTATTCATAGCATAGGAAAATCGTAGAAGAAACCATATCTGGACCTAAAGAGAGTTCTCATACCTAGAAGGTGGATTCTAGCATTAATTCACCACCATTATGTGTTGTTTGATCACTAACTTCCTCTTGAATAGCTGGAAGGGAAGGCTTTGTGGTCAGAGGTGTTTCAGTCTTAAACAGAGACTCCATCCTGATATGGGTATTGATGTAGAAGGACTTCTGAAAGGACTCAAGGGTGAAGTAATAGATGAAAGGGTCAAAGCAACAGTTCAGAGTTGCAAGGCACAAGGTGATTGGGTACATAATCTTTGCAAATCTTTCCAACAAGCAATTGGTAATGGCTTGGGAGCGCACTAGGGCATACAGGAAGAGGACGGAGTTATAGGGTACGAAGCATACCACAAAGACTGCCATATGCACTGTGATCATCTTCAGCACTTTTTTCTTATTGGTCCCAATTTGAGACAGTGTAGCAGGCTTACGGAGGGTTTTTAGCACCACAGAAGAGCAAGAGACATTCAGTATCAAAGGAATGATAAAACCAACAACTTCAATAAATATGGTTATCTTGGACAGATAAGTCTTCCATACACGTTTGGAGAAGCCCTCAAAGCAGGTGGTGGTTGCATTGTTGACATTAGTGGTGGAGAATAAAGAGGCTGAAATACCACCACTGAGGACTAGGATCCAGACTCCAGCACACACAATGGCAGAATTCCTCCTGGTCCTAATGGTACGAGATCGGAAGGGATAGACAATGGCCAGGAAGCGATCCACGCTAATACAGGTAAGGAAGAGCATGCTCCCATAGATGTTGGTTAGAAATGCAGTCCCAGAGATCTTGCAGAGGGTGTCACCAAAAGGCCAGTGGCGGttgaaattgtaaaatattttgaaaggtaGAGTGCAGACAAAGAGCAAATCAGAGAGGGCCAGATTGGTGATGAAAACAGCCGTCTCACTTCTCATTTTCATGCGGAAGCAGAAGACAAACAGAGAGGCACTGTTGGTTATCAGACCCAGGATGAATACAACACTGTAGACAGCACCATTCAGATTATACTTGAAGGAATCATCAACAATGCAAGTATTATTGGCAGTAGCATTGCCCAACCTGGGTCTGAGGCTTGAATTTAAATCTTGGAATTGGAAGTCAATGAATCTTCTGTCACCCATGGATTTTTTTCAGGAGGCCTGCTGGCTGCAGGGTTCAGCACTCTGAGACTAAGGACTGGTAGGAAATGTTTTCCTCCTATGGGAGACAAGATGGAACCAGTCATCAAATCTACCTTCCATCCACGATTTCTGTGGAGTAAAAGATATTCTGTCTACCCAGACTGGAAATAACATGCACATTCAATTCAGTTTAACAAATACCTTTTGAGTACCTACCATATGTTAAAAGGTACTACAAGAGTATGTTGCAGGAGTAGGAGAGATCACACTCAAGACAGTAATTGCAATACTGTAGCACTGCAATGCACAGGAATAAGGTATTTGTTTCTGGGGAGCCCAAGGCCGgtaggggcagggtgggggcgaGGGTGACTCTGATGGTTAAAACAATGTTAATACTTTgaaatttgtatgattttttaactttcaaaagcATGTTTTATTTGATTCCTACAAGTACACCATAAGGCAGGCAAGGCAGGAATTTATCACcatgttacaaagcagaaactgaggcttatgTAATTTAGAATTACAATAATGTCAGAAATGGAAGAACATGTAAATGATACAGTCAGAACCAGAATtcaggtgttttttaaaaaaattccaaactaAAGGATTATCAAGCTACTCTAAATTATCAATACATTGTCTACTTTCCAGTATTACTAAACTTCATTGTCTGAGTATTAGTTCTACTGCACAAGAGTACAGGTGGATATAGGACCTCCAGGACAACCTCTTTAAAAAGTTATGAGTAAACTCCTGAATTAAAATGTTGATTCAccttttcttccaaaatataagtTTAGAGAGCAGGGATCCCTCAGTATATTAAAGTTCTGGCTAAAACTTTTTTCACTATACTACGTTGCCTTTATAGAGAGATATTTCAAATGACAATCTCAATGTTTCCCTATTTCAGACTATGGTCCCTTTCTAAGCTTTGTTCATGCCAGACCCTAAGCCTTGGGTATTTTCCTACTCCCTCTCCCACTGCTCATTCCATCAGTTACTATCATGCCTTCAGCTCTTAAAATGGCCCTGGTCAATAAAGCCTTTCCTGGCTGAATACAAGTGAAATATGAAAGGTAGATTTGAGGTGAACAACCATCCCCCTGTACATTTCTGACCTGGCCAGTTACATGCCCTCTGCCTGCCACCACTTGTACACGTGGCTGTCACTGACTAATCATCTTTGTTGGGTATCTGAACCATCATTGTTCAAAGGTGCATATAGAAATCTTACTAACCATCTCCTAGGTCAACAGCTGCCATTGGAGGACTGTCTTCTGAATGCTCTATAATACACTATGAACAAGTTGCAGCTGAATGAATTGTTTTCACTGAGGAAGATATGGAATAAAAGTGGTTTTTGTTCTTGACTTATCCAGTAATGGGTTTTcatatgattatattttaaaacgcGAAAACCATTTCTCTGAAGTGATTCCTCCTTATGTCACTCTTTCCTTCCACCTCCCAGGGAACAGGTCAAAGGGCCTCTGTATcagagaagggagtggcagggggaACCTGCCATAGATATAGAGGCCTGAAGTCACTTCAACCAGTGTTTggcctgaggggaaaaaaactggtttgagaaaaaaaaaatcactcactgCAGTGCCCAGAACGAGAGCTGACCTTGGAGAATATAGGGTGCAAAGCAAAGGGTTGGCATTTTTAATAGTTAaagttttaaagttaaaattggAAGTGTGCCGTTCCTGATTTCTCATTCAACAAA
Protein-coding sequences here:
- the LPAR4 gene encoding lysophosphatidic acid receptor 4; amino-acid sequence: MGDRRFIDFQFQDLNSSLRPRLGNATANNTCIVDDSFKYNLNGAVYSVVFILGLITNSASLFVFCFRMKMRSETAVFITNLALSDLLFVCTLPFKIFYNFNRHWPFGDTLCKISGTAFLTNIYGSMLFLTCISVDRFLAIVYPFRSRTIRTRRNSAIVCAGVWILVLSGGISASLFSTTNVNNATTTCFEGFSKRVWKTYLSKITIFIEVVGFIIPLILNVSCSSVVLKTLRKPATLSQIGTNKKKVLKMITVHMAVFVVCFVPYNSVLFLYALVRSQAITNCLLERFAKIMYPITLCLATLNCCFDPFIYYFTLESFQKSFYINTHIRMESLFKTETPLTTKPSLPAIQEEVSDQTTHNGGELMLESTF